Proteins co-encoded in one Prosthecobacter debontii genomic window:
- a CDS encoding type II secretion system F family protein, which translates to MPTFAYSAHGPSGVITGELTAVDRTEAMNLLSKKRLQPFRLEQAGGVETRATPRSAAPVFTAGPIRLKLSQVVLFTEELSDLLGAGIQLEPALATMERRRELSSVKTLATALRSKVRDGMPFSKAIAATSPSFGNLFCALAAAGEASGSLPAILRRQVEYLRSLAALRSKVAFALIYPAFLVVAAVSVTLLFVVYLIPKLTELLDSTGGSLPLGAQIILSFSEFIKATWWMILLGAMAVFVLIKAWLRRPESQIPWARFLLRLPLFGNILKARFYVQFLETMANLLGNGLPMVQAMQLTHQAIENPHYQREFEGVMRHVGEGVSLSRALDRSNIFPALLLDMVNVGEQTGDLSSAMGKAAERFDRELGQKVEKLSALVQPLIVCLMAGMVGIMAYLMITTIFQTISGMSQ; encoded by the coding sequence ATGCCCACCTTCGCTTACAGCGCTCATGGACCCTCCGGTGTCATCACCGGAGAGCTGACGGCTGTGGATCGGACAGAGGCGATGAATTTGCTCAGCAAGAAACGCCTGCAGCCGTTTCGACTCGAGCAAGCTGGCGGCGTGGAAACACGAGCGACCCCTCGATCTGCTGCTCCCGTTTTCACCGCGGGACCGATCCGATTGAAGTTGTCGCAGGTGGTCTTGTTTACGGAAGAGCTTTCCGACCTTCTAGGGGCTGGCATTCAGCTTGAGCCTGCTTTGGCGACCATGGAACGTCGGCGTGAACTCTCCAGTGTGAAGACTTTGGCTACAGCCCTGCGCTCCAAAGTGCGCGATGGGATGCCTTTTTCCAAGGCGATTGCGGCCACCAGCCCGAGCTTTGGCAATCTGTTCTGCGCACTGGCAGCGGCGGGTGAAGCGAGTGGTAGCTTGCCTGCTATTTTGCGTCGTCAGGTGGAGTACCTGCGTTCTCTGGCGGCCTTGCGCAGCAAGGTGGCTTTTGCTCTAATCTATCCGGCGTTCTTGGTCGTGGCGGCCGTCTCCGTCACCTTGCTGTTTGTGGTGTATCTGATCCCAAAGCTCACGGAGCTGTTGGATTCCACAGGTGGTTCCTTGCCCTTGGGCGCGCAGATCATTCTGAGCTTCAGCGAGTTTATTAAAGCCACCTGGTGGATGATCCTGCTGGGAGCCATGGCGGTCTTTGTGCTGATCAAAGCCTGGTTGAGACGGCCAGAGTCACAGATTCCGTGGGCGCGCTTTCTGCTGCGGTTACCCTTGTTCGGAAACATTCTGAAAGCCCGATTCTATGTGCAGTTTTTGGAGACAATGGCCAATTTGTTAGGCAATGGTTTGCCCATGGTTCAGGCCATGCAGCTGACGCATCAGGCCATCGAAAACCCGCACTACCAGCGCGAATTCGAAGGGGTGATGCGGCATGTCGGAGAAGGGGTGAGCCTTTCCCGAGCGCTGGACCGCAGCAACATCTTTCCTGCTTTGTTACTGGATATGGTGAACGTGGGGGAGCAGACCGGCGACCTTTCTTCGGCGATGGGTAAAGCAGCGGAACGTTTTGATCGTGAGCTGGGACAAAAGGTGGAGAAGCTCAGCGCTTTGGTGCAGCCGCTGATCGTCTGTCTGATGGCGGGGATGGTGGGCATCATGGCCTACCTCATGATCACCACGATCTTCCAGACCATCTCCGGTATGAGTCAGTAG